In a single window of the Acetivibrio clariflavus DSM 19732 genome:
- a CDS encoding NAD(P)H-dependent glycerol-3-phosphate dehydrogenase, translating into MSKNIAIIGAGSWGTALSVLLAKSGHSVKMWSIFKEEVEMINKVREHIDKLPGVLIPNGVKATDDVEEAIDNTHLLVMVVPSHTVRTNAKEISKYVKDGTIVVSCSKGIEEGTGLRLSEIIKQEIPQCEIVALSGPSHAEEVGKDVPTAVVAASENIKAAEYVQDIFMSPKFRVYTNSDIIGVELGGALKNSIALCAGISDGLGFGDNTKAALMTRGITEITRLGVSMGARRETFAGLAGIGDLIVTCTSMHSRNRRAGILIGQGKSLKEAVDEVKMVVEGVVTTKAAYELAMKKDVVMPITTEAYNVLFNGKNAKQAVVDLMMRDKRNEVEIMDENAWL; encoded by the coding sequence ATGAGTAAAAATATAGCAATTATTGGAGCCGGTAGTTGGGGAACAGCTCTATCCGTTCTCCTTGCGAAATCGGGTCATAGCGTGAAAATGTGGTCGATTTTTAAAGAAGAAGTGGAAATGATTAATAAAGTTAGAGAACATATAGATAAACTTCCGGGAGTGCTGATTCCTAATGGAGTTAAAGCAACGGATGATGTTGAAGAAGCTATAGACAATACCCATCTTTTAGTGATGGTTGTTCCTTCCCATACCGTCAGGACAAATGCAAAGGAAATATCAAAGTATGTGAAAGATGGGACGATAGTGGTGTCCTGTTCAAAAGGAATAGAGGAAGGAACAGGATTAAGACTTTCGGAAATTATAAAGCAGGAAATACCGCAATGTGAAATTGTGGCTCTGTCGGGGCCCAGTCATGCGGAAGAGGTCGGGAAAGATGTTCCGACAGCTGTTGTAGCTGCATCGGAAAATATAAAAGCGGCTGAATATGTGCAAGATATATTTATGTCTCCTAAATTTAGAGTGTATACCAATTCCGATATAATAGGAGTTGAACTGGGAGGAGCATTGAAGAACTCTATTGCCCTTTGTGCTGGTATATCCGATGGATTGGGTTTTGGCGACAATACAAAGGCAGCATTAATGACCCGTGGAATTACCGAAATAACAAGACTTGGTGTGTCTATGGGTGCAAGAAGGGAAACTTTTGCAGGATTAGCCGGAATTGGGGATTTAATTGTTACTTGTACAAGTATGCATAGCAGGAACAGGCGTGCCGGAATTCTCATTGGACAGGGCAAATCCCTTAAAGAAGCAGTTGATGAAGTAAAAATGGTAGTTGAAGGCGTAGTAACTACAAAGGCAGCTTATGAGCTGGCAATGAAGAAAGATGTGGTGATGCCTATTACCACTGAAGCATATAATGTTTTATTCAATGGAAAAAATGCAAAACAAGCTGTGGTAGATTTAATGATGAGAGATAAAAGGAATGAAGTGGAGATAATGGATGAAAATGCCTGGCTATGA
- the plsY gene encoding glycerol-3-phosphate 1-O-acyltransferase PlsY, whose product MEVIIKGFVSLLIGYLLGSANTSLIVGKFYRIDVRQHGSGNAGLTNTLRTIGKTAALFVILGDILKGVLSCLIGYYLLKDVQFAGFVSFEVPQNVGMFFGGLGAILGHNWPLYFGFKGGKGILTSFSVVMMTAPYIGLILLGIFIVIVAATRYVSLGSIAGCVLFPILVAICYKNMVFVTYAVLLAAIAIIRHNQNIVRLLNGTESKLSLKKKA is encoded by the coding sequence GTGGAGGTAATTATAAAGGGGTTTGTTTCTTTATTGATAGGATATTTATTGGGAAGTGCCAATACATCGCTTATTGTGGGGAAATTTTACAGAATTGATGTAAGGCAGCACGGAAGCGGTAATGCAGGTTTAACCAACACTTTGAGAACTATCGGCAAAACAGCTGCACTCTTTGTCATACTGGGTGATATATTAAAGGGAGTTTTATCTTGCCTTATAGGATATTATCTCTTAAAAGATGTACAGTTTGCAGGTTTTGTGTCCTTTGAAGTTCCCCAGAATGTAGGCATGTTTTTTGGGGGATTGGGAGCTATTTTAGGCCATAATTGGCCCTTATACTTCGGATTTAAAGGCGGAAAAGGAATACTTACCAGTTTTTCGGTTGTAATGATGACTGCGCCATACATAGGGCTTATTTTACTTGGGATTTTTATTGTCATAGTTGCCGCAACCCGATATGTATCTTTAGGATCAATTGCCGGTTGTGTTCTTTTCCCGATACTTGTAGCAATCTGTTATAAAAACATGGTTTTTGTGACTTATGCAGTACTGTTGGCTGCAATTGCTATAATAAGGCACAACCAAAATATTGTTAGGCTGTTAAACGGTACCGAGTCAAAACTCAGTTTAAAGAAGAAAGCTTAA
- the der gene encoding ribosome biogenesis GTPase Der — protein MSKPIVAIVGRPNVGKSTFFNYLAGKRISIVEDTPGVTRDRIYTEVEWRNRKFTLIDTGGIEPYSEDKIMKQMKNQAEIAIETADVIIFMVDMKDGLTASDREVATMLRKSKKPIILAVNKVDKVGELPAEVYEFYNLGMDNLMPISSIHGLGVGDLLDEVFKYFPDEAEEEYDEEVIKVAVVGKPNAGKSSLINKILGEERVIVSDIPGTTRDAIDTYVENEEGKFVFIDTAGIRRKSKITENIERYSAIRSWTAIERADVCLIMIDAVEGVTEQDTKIAGYAHEQGKASIVVVNKWDLVEKTTGTLEEYRKTVLEKLGFMLYAPVVFISAKTGQRVDKIYNLVKYVANQAALRITTGVLNDLLNEAIAMVQPPSDKGRRLKIYYMTQASVKPPTFVLFVNNMELMHYSYERYLENQLRKSFGFEGTPIRFLIREKEKE, from the coding sequence TTGTCTAAACCGATTGTTGCAATTGTTGGAAGACCTAATGTGGGAAAATCAACTTTTTTTAACTATCTTGCGGGAAAAAGAATATCGATAGTGGAAGATACTCCCGGTGTTACAAGGGACAGAATATATACCGAAGTGGAATGGAGAAACAGAAAGTTTACTCTTATAGATACCGGCGGAATAGAACCTTATTCTGAGGATAAGATTATGAAGCAGATGAAGAATCAGGCTGAAATAGCCATAGAAACTGCTGACGTTATTATCTTCATGGTTGATATGAAGGATGGACTTACAGCTTCGGACAGAGAAGTGGCTACAATGCTTAGAAAATCCAAAAAACCTATTATTCTTGCTGTAAATAAAGTAGATAAGGTGGGAGAACTTCCTGCTGAAGTCTATGAGTTTTACAATCTGGGAATGGACAATTTAATGCCGATATCTTCAATACATGGACTTGGAGTAGGAGATTTACTGGATGAGGTATTTAAGTATTTCCCTGACGAAGCAGAGGAAGAATACGACGAAGAAGTGATAAAGGTGGCTGTTGTGGGTAAGCCGAACGCCGGTAAATCCTCACTCATTAATAAGATTTTAGGTGAAGAAAGAGTCATTGTAAGTGATATACCCGGAACTACTCGTGATGCCATCGATACATATGTAGAGAATGAAGAAGGCAAGTTTGTTTTTATAGATACAGCCGGTATAAGAAGGAAGAGCAAAATTACTGAAAATATTGAAAGGTACAGTGCTATAAGATCCTGGACTGCCATTGAAAGAGCCGATGTGTGCCTTATAATGATTGATGCTGTGGAAGGTGTCACTGAACAGGATACAAAGATTGCAGGCTATGCCCATGAGCAGGGAAAAGCATCAATTGTTGTTGTAAACAAATGGGATCTGGTGGAAAAGACTACCGGTACTTTGGAAGAATATCGCAAGACAGTGTTGGAGAAGCTTGGTTTCATGCTGTATGCACCGGTTGTATTCATATCCGCCAAAACAGGGCAGAGAGTTGATAAAATTTATAATCTTGTAAAATATGTTGCCAACCAGGCGGCTTTAAGAATTACAACAGGGGTTCTTAACGATTTGCTCAATGAAGCTATTGCTATGGTTCAGCCTCCGTCAGACAAAGGCAGAAGGCTTAAAATTTACTACATGACGCAGGCAAGTGTTAAACCTCCGACTTTTGTATTGTTTGTAAACAATATGGAACTTATGCATTATTCCTATGAGAGATATTTGGAGAATCAACTTAGAAAAAGCTTTGGATTTGAAGGTACACCGATAAGATTTCTGATAAGAGAGAAAGAAAAGGAGTGA
- a CDS encoding DUF512 domain-containing protein, with translation MKERIIPVKNILPGSIAEEAGIEAGDMILSINGEKIRDIFDYQFLITNENLMVEILKQDGEVWEIEIEKDEYEDLGIEFENMMLDDAKSCNNKCIFCFIDQLPKGMRDTLYFKDDDSRLSFFMGNYVTLTNMSFDDIDRIIKYKMSPINVSVHTTNPDLRVFMLKNKKAGDVVTKIKRLIDGGIEVNCQIVLCRDINDEEELDRTINELGYLYPGVKSISVVPVGITKYRDGLTSLEPYDSESSLKVINQVEAWQKKFKEQFGSRVVYIADEFYIMAGKDIPDYEEYEDFPQIENGVGLIAQLKKEFEEALEQLDSEFECEGKKHNTAKDSSLKKEMRNISIATGVSPYSYIKEMAGVLENRFKNININVYKIENNFFGKNVTVTGLLTGQDLIEQLKNKELGDELLISRSMLKAGEDILLDDYSVTDLEQKLKVKITVVDNDGKDFIVKVLGKVL, from the coding sequence TTGAAAGAACGTATTATACCTGTCAAGAATATTTTGCCCGGAAGTATTGCCGAAGAGGCCGGAATTGAGGCAGGAGATATGATTTTAAGCATAAATGGTGAAAAAATCAGGGATATTTTCGACTATCAATTCTTAATTACCAACGAAAACTTAATGGTTGAGATTCTTAAACAAGATGGCGAAGTATGGGAAATAGAAATTGAGAAAGACGAGTATGAAGACCTTGGTATTGAATTTGAAAATATGATGCTTGATGATGCCAAAAGTTGTAATAATAAATGCATTTTCTGCTTCATAGACCAGTTGCCGAAAGGGATGAGAGATACTCTCTATTTTAAAGACGATGATTCCAGACTTTCTTTTTTTATGGGGAATTATGTTACTCTCACCAATATGAGCTTTGATGATATTGACAGGATTATAAAGTATAAAATGTCTCCTATAAATGTGTCGGTTCATACAACCAATCCGGACCTTAGAGTTTTTATGCTTAAAAACAAGAAAGCAGGAGATGTTGTCACAAAAATAAAAAGGCTTATTGATGGCGGAATCGAAGTTAACTGTCAGATAGTTTTGTGCAGAGATATAAATGATGAAGAAGAACTGGACAGGACAATCAACGAGTTGGGTTATCTTTATCCCGGCGTTAAGAGTATTTCGGTTGTCCCTGTGGGCATAACAAAGTATAGGGATGGATTAACCAGCTTAGAGCCCTATGACAGTGAATCGTCGCTAAAAGTTATAAACCAGGTAGAAGCATGGCAGAAAAAATTTAAAGAACAGTTCGGCTCAAGAGTTGTATATATTGCCGATGAATTTTATATTATGGCAGGAAAAGATATTCCTGATTACGAGGAGTATGAAGATTTTCCTCAAATTGAGAATGGTGTGGGACTCATTGCACAGTTAAAAAAAGAGTTTGAGGAAGCATTGGAACAATTGGATTCAGAGTTTGAGTGTGAAGGAAAAAAGCATAATACTGCAAAGGATTCTTCTTTGAAAAAGGAAATGAGAAATATAAGCATAGCCACAGGAGTTTCTCCTTATTCGTATATAAAAGAAATGGCAGGAGTTCTTGAAAATAGATTTAAAAATATAAATATAAATGTTTATAAAATAGAAAACAATTTTTTTGGGAAAAATGTTACAGTGACAGGATTGCTTACAGGACAGGATTTAATTGAGCAACTTAAGAACAAGGAACTCGGAGATGAACTGCTGATTTCACGGTCTATGCTGAAAGCAGGGGAAGATATTTTGCTTGATGACTATTCTGTAACCGATCTTGAACAAAAGCTTAAAGTCAAAATAACTGTTGTTGACAATGACGGCAAAGATTTTATTGTAAAAGTACTCGGAAAAGTTTTATAA
- the rpmF gene encoding 50S ribosomal protein L32, with the protein MANPKRKWSKARTGSRRANWKLSAPNLVECPQCHELKMPHRVCKQCGFYDGKEVIKVGY; encoded by the coding sequence ATGGCAAACCCAAAGCGTAAATGGTCAAAAGCAAGAACAGGTAGCAGAAGAGCTAACTGGAAATTGTCAGCACCAAATTTGGTTGAGTGTCCACAGTGCCACGAGCTTAAAATGCCACATAGAGTATGTAAACAGTGCGGTTTTTATGATGGTAAAGAGGTAATTAAAGTTGGATACTAA